In Marinobacter salinisoli, the DNA window CTGAAGTCCACCTTCTCAACCTGCTTTGGTGCTCCGTTCTTCCCGCGCCCGGCTGGCGTCTACGCCGAGCTGCTGATGAAGCGCATGGATGAGTTCGGCAGCAAAGTGTTCCTGGTTAATACAGGCTGGACCGGTGGTCCGTACGGCGAAGGTCAGCGCTTCAGCATTCCGACCACTCGCGCCATCATTGCCGGCATTCAGAATGGTGATCTGGACGACGCTGAAACCGAGCACCTGCCGACGTTGAATCTGGAAGTGCCCAAACACGTTCCGGGTGTTGACTCCAACCTGCTGAACCCCCGCAATACCTGGGTGAGCCCGGAGTATTACGACGGCAAGGCACAGGAGCTGATTGCCCAGTTCGTTGAGAACTTCAAGAAGTTCGACGTGGCTGAGTCGATCGTCGAGGCCGGTCCGAAGTTGGCGAGCTGACTCGAGACCTTCAAAAAAGCGCCCTGCTAAGCACGGCGCTTTTTTTGTGCCTCGGAATCCTGCTCAACATTGGTGAGAGACTGCCGCGACGAGCGTCTTAATGTGCGCTCAGGCAGACGGACCAACAACTCCCTTCCCTGGCCTATTTGTGGCACAGTAGGCCTCGTACAGCTTCATCAAACTTTATCCCGGGCATGATCACGGCATGAAAAAAGCACTTCGCGCACTGTTCTCTCCCCTTCTCAAACCCCTGGAAGCAGGAGAAGTCGGCCCCAACTACAAAGCCTCCCACCGCACCATTCTCATTGCTGTGGGTACCCTGTTTTTCATTCTGGGCACGATTTCGTTGGTCGCCATGGTTTACACCGGGCAACTGGGCGCCTTCGTTCCGGTACTGGCCTTTCTCGGACTGGGTGGGATTTGTCTGGTGGTTGGCGCTGTTGGCTCCGACGCAGCAGTCTCGAAGCTGTGGGGCAATCGTTAAGATCTGAACGTGCGGGACAGTTCTGCCGGTGGGCGCACGTCGGAACCTTGGGCGCGCACCGGCTCATCGAGCGTGAGTTTGGCGGGTAACTACTTGCCAGCGGTCTCGGACTCTTCCAGGGCCTCAAGGAACTCCCGGCCCACAGCCATGCTGGTGCCGGCGGGGAATGCCCCCTGGTAACCGGTGTCATCGGCGCGGTAGACCAGCTCGCCGTCCTTGAAGGTTTCCACCACCCTGAGCTGATCCAGGTTCTCTGGATCAACCGTCAGAGGGTTAGCCGACAGAATCACAAAGTCCGCCAACTTACCGACTTCAATCGATCCTTTTTCCTTTTCTTCAAAATGTTGCCAGGCGGGCCAGATTGTCATGGCCTTTAACGCCGTCATCACATCGACCCGCTGACTGGGCCCGAGGATATCGCCGGATCGGGTGCGGCGGGTTACCGTGGCGTCAAGCACCCGCATGCTGTCCGGAAAGGCTACCGGCGCATCGTGGTGGGTGCCGAATTTCATACCCCGCTGTCGGATCCAGCCAGTGGGCGAGATATTTTCGGCGTTTACCGGCCCGACGGTATGTTCCCGGTGCCAGTCCCCCCAATAGAAAGTATGCATCGGGAACACCGAGGGAAAAATGTCCAGTGCCTTCAGGCTGTCAACTTGGTCTTCCCGGAGGAACTGGCCATGAATGAGGACCGGTCGGCGGTCTTTACCACCGCGCGCCTCGGTGGCCGCCTTGATCGCCGCCAGCAACATGTCAGAAGCGCCCTCACCATTGGCGTGGGTGAGCAGCTGAATGTCATTGTCGAACGCCCAATCGACCGAACTAACCACCTGTTCCATGGTTGCCGCCGCATAGCCGGCATAGCCGGGAGGGTAATTCCCCACCGGATCGTAGTAAGGACGATCCCGCAACGCGGTGAATCCCTGAGGCGAGCCATCAATGGTCAGCTTGGCGCCGCCGACTCTCACCCGGTTCACGTAAGAGAGCGCTGCATTATCGGCGATAAAATCCCGGTCCAGCAGGACATCGGGATAGATAACGATGTCGACCGGCAGCGCCTCCTCCGCGCTGAAGGCTTTGACTATTTCAGTGGTTTGGGGGCTGGCCCGGCCCTCTTGCGCGGTGGTATAGCCGTAGCTGGCCCAGAGACCCGCGCCGGCTTTCACAAATGC includes these proteins:
- a CDS encoding amidohydrolase, producing MVDWSCFTRGLCAIFLGLILNSPAHAAEMADRIFLGGPVLTMDDGTPQAEAVAIKDGRILSVGTEAQVLDRKGEDTTIHDLQGRVLLPGFVDSHGHVVMGGLQALSANLLAPPDGEVRDIPGVVDALGVWFENNAEVAQRVNLIAGFGYDQSQLEEGRHPTREDLDQVSTDIPVVVIHQSGHFGVMNSKGLEVVGIDRGSEDPNGGVIRRGEDGEPNGVLEENAFFMALAKLVGGIGPDGFKAFVKAGAGLWASYGYTTAQEGRASPQTTEIVKAFSAEEALPVDIVIYPDVLLDRDFIADNAALSYVNRVRVGGAKLTIDGSPQGFTALRDRPYYDPVGNYPPGYAGYAAATMEQVVSSVDWAFDNDIQLLTHANGEGASDMLLAAIKAATEARGGKDRRPVLIHGQFLREDQVDSLKALDIFPSVFPMHTFYWGDWHREHTVGPVNAENISPTGWIRQRGMKFGTHHDAPVAFPDSMRVLDATVTRRTRSGDILGPSQRVDVMTALKAMTIWPAWQHFEEKEKGSIEVGKLADFVILSANPLTVDPENLDQLRVVETFKDGELVYRADDTGYQGAFPAGTSMAVGREFLEALEESETAGK